A single Capricornis sumatraensis isolate serow.1 chromosome 20, serow.2, whole genome shotgun sequence DNA region contains:
- the PNMA8C gene encoding LOW QUALITY PROTEIN: paraneoplastic antigen-like protein 8C (The sequence of the model RefSeq protein was modified relative to this genomic sequence to represent the inferred CDS: inserted 1 base in 1 codon; deleted 1 base in 1 codon; substituted 4 bases at 4 genomic stop codons) has protein sequence MLFGGKDIALLEHGYQALEVNSYKSLMIRGIPEDXNHEKFEEIISPPPRPXNFEVAGKAFVKEESSRASTFRLAESINYTVIPREIKGNSRTWSVVYMPQKQFLTKPTFFPQSEGGTVKDVSGVLRQELRPTVMGPKELPARKCIVXGPGKKRGAGATDRVIQVPPLDSPEKESKAGNGKKGKGRXQKNRXQHHASDKEL, from the exons ATGCTGTTTGGGGGCAAGGACATTGCACTGTTGGAGCATGGGTACCAGGCCCTTGAGGTGAACAGTTACAAGTCCCTGATGATCCGAGGTATCCCAGAAGACTGAAATCATGAGAAGTTTGAAGAGATCATAAGTCCCCCACCCCGACCCTAAAACTTTGAAGTGGCTGGAAAGGCctttgtgaaagaagagagctctAGAGCA TCCACCTTTAGGCTGGCTGAGAGCATCAATTACACCGTGATCCCCAGGGAAATCAAGGGCAACAGCAGAACATGGAGCGTGGTCTACATGCCCCAGAAGCAGTTCCTGACCAAACCGACCTTCTTCCCGCAGAGCGAGGGCGGGACAGTGAAGGATGTGTCCGGGGTCCTGAGACAGGAGCTGCGTCCAACAGTGATGGGCCCCAAAGAGCTTCCTGCCAGGAAGTGCATTGTGTAGGGGCCAGGGAAGAAGCGGGGGGCTGGGGCCACCGACAGGGTGATCCAAGTGCCACCTCTGGactccccagagaaggaaagcaaGGCTGGAAATGGCAAGAAAGGCAAGGGGA CACAGAAAAACCGTTGACAGCACCACGCATCTGACAAGGAGCTGTGA